A section of the Pseudomonas tritici genome encodes:
- a CDS encoding NUDIX hydrolase has protein sequence MKIRATVICEHEGHILFVRKARSKWALPGGKVERNERPVGAAERELQEETGLNVDGLLYLQELKARDTVHHVFEASVVNIADAKPCNEIIDCQWHPYGAMEELDTTDATRHIVKSFLRRL, from the coding sequence ATGAAAATACGCGCCACGGTCATCTGCGAACACGAGGGGCATATCCTCTTCGTGCGTAAGGCCAGATCAAAATGGGCCTTGCCGGGCGGCAAGGTAGAACGCAACGAGCGCCCGGTCGGCGCCGCCGAACGCGAGCTGCAAGAAGAAACCGGATTGAACGTGGACGGCTTGCTCTACTTGCAGGAGCTGAAAGCCCGCGACACCGTTCACCACGTTTTCGAAGCATCCGTTGTGAACATCGCCGATGCAAAACCTTGCAACGAAATAATCGATTGCCAGTGGCATCCCTACGGCGCGATGGAAGAACTCGACACCACCGACGCCACCCGGCACATCGTTAAATCCTTCCTACGTCGCCTGTAG
- a CDS encoding transporter substrate-binding domain-containing protein, giving the protein MIDPQVLQQLAPNGVLCAAINFGNPVLAQRGAGGEPLGVSVALAKALADELGVELELITFESAGKVFAALAEDVWRVAFLAIEPVREQEIAFSAPYVAIKGTYLVAKDSPFTQVAQLDAPGRRIAVGQGAAYDLYLSRTVQHAELVRAPTSSAAVDVCIEQGLDAAAGVRDFLQTRVNEQWRLVEDDFMTIRQAMAVPIAHAAAAAFVRSFVERQKENGRVKRGLFASGQSAELQAT; this is encoded by the coding sequence ATGATTGACCCCCAGGTACTGCAACAACTGGCCCCCAACGGCGTGCTGTGCGCCGCCATCAACTTCGGCAACCCGGTGCTGGCGCAACGCGGTGCGGGCGGTGAACCCCTGGGCGTGTCCGTGGCACTGGCCAAGGCGCTCGCCGATGAACTGGGTGTCGAGTTGGAGCTGATCACCTTCGAGTCGGCGGGCAAGGTGTTTGCTGCATTGGCTGAGGATGTGTGGCGCGTGGCGTTCCTGGCCATCGAGCCGGTGCGTGAGCAAGAGATTGCCTTCAGCGCGCCGTACGTGGCAATCAAGGGCACCTACCTGGTGGCGAAGGACTCACCCTTCACGCAGGTTGCGCAATTGGATGCGCCGGGTCGACGTATCGCCGTCGGCCAGGGTGCGGCCTATGACCTGTATTTGAGCCGCACGGTCCAGCATGCCGAACTGGTCCGGGCACCCACCTCATCTGCGGCGGTAGACGTGTGTATCGAGCAAGGCCTGGACGCAGCGGCGGGCGTACGGGATTTCCTGCAAACCAGGGTTAACGAGCAGTGGCGGCTGGTAGAGGATGACTTCATGACCATCCGCCAGGCCATGGCAGTACCGATTGCGCACGCAGCCGCTGCCGCGTTCGTCAGATCCTTTGTCGAACGGCAAAAAGAGAATGGCAGGGTGAAGCGAGGATTGTTCGCCAGCGGGCAGAGCGCTGAACTACAGGCGACGTAG
- a CDS encoding periplasmic heavy metal sensor codes for MTAKSLKPWLLVSVLLNVFLIGGVGGGLYHWRVNAKPAVAMVNQHGLRQAMVNLPPERRRELRQLLRRNSADSQPLVMAGREARLGVIKQLEAPALDRDVLVTELAKAREADMALRALVDTTLAQFASTLPREERQTLVEALYVRGQMAGKKPRS; via the coding sequence ATGACCGCTAAATCCCTGAAACCGTGGTTGCTTGTCTCGGTATTGCTCAATGTATTTTTGATCGGCGGCGTAGGCGGAGGCCTCTACCATTGGAGGGTCAACGCCAAGCCCGCCGTAGCGATGGTCAACCAGCACGGCCTGCGCCAGGCCATGGTCAACTTGCCGCCGGAGCGGCGCAGGGAGTTGCGTCAGCTGTTGCGCCGTAACAGCGCTGACAGCCAGCCGCTGGTCATGGCTGGCCGTGAGGCGCGGCTTGGGGTGATCAAGCAGTTGGAAGCGCCGGCGTTGGACCGGGATGTGCTGGTGACTGAATTGGCCAAGGCGCGTGAGGCGGATATGGCGCTGCGGGCGTTGGTGGATACGACATTGGCGCAGTTTGCCAGTACGTTGCCTCGGGAAGAGCGGCAGACGTTGGTGGAGGCGTTGTATGTGCGCGGGCAGATGGCCGGGAAAAAGCCTCGGTCTTGA
- a CDS encoding YXWGXW repeat-containing protein, translating to MRPLAKLRFALLAPLALAAFVSTPTFAQTEIIIRQAPPPERVEMIPVERPGYVWDRGHWRWEGRGYAWKPGHWQPVMRNARWEPGHWEAHGPNWYWREGHWIR from the coding sequence ATGAGACCCCTGGCCAAATTGCGTTTTGCCTTGCTTGCTCCGCTGGCGCTCGCCGCGTTTGTCAGCACCCCCACGTTTGCCCAGACCGAAATCATCATCCGCCAGGCGCCGCCGCCGGAGCGCGTGGAAATGATCCCCGTGGAGCGCCCGGGTTACGTCTGGGACCGTGGACACTGGCGCTGGGAGGGACGCGGCTACGCTTGGAAGCCCGGCCACTGGCAGCCTGTGATGCGCAATGCGCGCTGGGAACCTGGCCATTGGGAAGCCCACGGCCCCAATTGGTACTGGCGTGAGGGGCATTGGATCCGCTGA
- a CDS encoding RNA polymerase sigma factor — protein MKDTDPDVELLARIGNNEPAAVNEMVTRKLPRLLALASRILGDADEARDVAQESFLRIWRQAASWRSGEARFDTWLHRVALNLCHDRLRRRKERPLSDEEALALADSAPSLDEQLETADRSERMAAALAVLPERQREAIVLQYYQELSNIDAAALMNISVEALENLLSRARRQLRSSLADTPGLARPGRGKT, from the coding sequence TTGAAAGACACTGATCCGGATGTTGAACTGCTGGCACGCATCGGCAACAACGAACCCGCGGCCGTCAACGAAATGGTGACGCGCAAACTGCCGCGTCTGCTGGCGCTTGCCAGCCGGATCCTGGGGGATGCCGACGAAGCCAGGGACGTGGCCCAGGAAAGTTTCCTGCGCATCTGGCGCCAGGCGGCGAGTTGGCGCAGTGGCGAAGCGCGCTTCGACACCTGGTTGCATCGGGTCGCGCTGAACCTGTGCCATGACCGCCTGCGCCGGCGCAAGGAGCGCCCTCTGAGCGACGAGGAAGCGCTGGCGCTGGCCGACAGCGCGCCGTCCCTGGATGAGCAGCTGGAAACCGCCGACCGCAGCGAACGCATGGCCGCCGCCCTGGCGGTATTGCCCGAGCGCCAGCGCGAAGCCATTGTGTTGCAGTACTACCAGGAGCTGTCGAACATCGACGCCGCGGCCCTGATGAATATCAGCGTCGAGGCACTGGAGAACCTGCTGTCGCGGGCCCGACGTCAGTTGCGCAGCAGCCTTGCCGACACACCCGGGCTTGCCCGCCCAGGAAGGGGAAAGACATGA
- a CDS encoding Gfo/Idh/MocA family protein, with protein MSTVRWGMIGCGSVTELKSGPAFYKAPGSALVAVMGRREAAVRDYAARHGIARFYTDAQALINDPDVDAVYIATPPDSHLEYSLMVAAAGKHCCVEKPMSLNAEQSALMQRTFERAGLHLFVSYYRRSLPRFQRVRDWLRDGRIGELRHLSWTLCKPAGADDASAANWRTDPTIAGGGYFADLASHGFDLFQYLAGDIIEVSGFTARQAGRYAAEDAVTACWTFSSGALGMGCWNFVADRREDVVEMIGSRGRIRFSVFEDQPLHLEGETHEVLEIPCHAHIQWHHVLAMNAHIRGEAEHPSLAIEALKTDRILDKVLQRNPHHPG; from the coding sequence ATGAGCACCGTACGCTGGGGCATGATCGGCTGTGGCAGTGTCACTGAATTGAAGAGTGGACCGGCTTTCTACAAAGCGCCAGGTTCTGCGCTGGTGGCCGTGATGGGGCGCCGTGAAGCTGCTGTGCGTGATTATGCGGCACGCCACGGTATTGCACGCTTTTATACCGACGCCCAGGCACTGATCAACGACCCCGACGTTGACGCGGTCTACATCGCCACGCCGCCCGACAGCCACCTCGAATACAGCCTGATGGTGGCCGCAGCCGGCAAACATTGCTGCGTCGAGAAGCCCATGTCGCTGAATGCCGAGCAGAGCGCATTGATGCAGCGCACCTTCGAACGCGCCGGTTTGCATCTGTTTGTCTCCTACTACCGCCGCTCGCTGCCGCGCTTCCAGCGAGTGCGTGACTGGCTGCGGGACGGACGCATCGGTGAGCTGCGTCACCTGAGCTGGACTTTGTGCAAACCTGCGGGTGCCGACGACGCCAGCGCTGCCAACTGGCGTACCGACCCGACGATTGCCGGTGGCGGCTATTTCGCCGACCTGGCCAGCCATGGCTTCGACCTGTTCCAGTACCTGGCCGGGGACATCATCGAAGTCTCGGGCTTCACCGCGCGCCAGGCCGGGCGCTATGCGGCCGAGGATGCAGTGACGGCGTGCTGGACCTTCAGCTCCGGCGCGCTGGGCATGGGCTGCTGGAACTTCGTCGCGGACCGGCGTGAAGATGTGGTCGAGATGATCGGCAGTCGTGGGCGCATCCGGTTCTCGGTGTTCGAGGACCAGCCCCTGCACCTTGAGGGCGAGACCCATGAGGTGCTGGAAATACCCTGCCACGCGCATATCCAGTGGCATCACGTATTGGCCATGAATGCGCATATCCGTGGCGAAGCCGAGCATCCGTCATTGGCCATCGAAGCGTTGAAGACCGATCGGATCCTGGACAAGGTGCTACAACGTAACCCTCATCATCCTGGGTAG